In Bacillus sp. S3, the sequence TTCCAGCTTGTCCTGATAAACCCCAAAGCCGATAACCACTTCGCCGCCCTCGTCCTTGTTGTAGGCGTGCTGGACAGCGTTGGTGCACGCCTCACTTACAGCGATTTTCATATCCTCAATTTCCTCATATGTATACCCCATGCGGCTGGCCACACCTGATAACGTCAATCTGATGACACCGACATAATCCGGCTTGGCCGGAATCTTCATTTCAATATAATCCATCACTTTGCTCATCTTCCCCCACCCTCTGCATTTACAGAAATATTCATGATATGACTTAAACCGGTAATTTGAAACAGCCGCTTCAGCCGATCCGATAACTCTACCAACTGTAATTCGCCGCCATTCTTCTTCATCTGTTTGAACACGCCGACAAAGACACCCAGTCCGGTACTGTCTAAATAGGACACATCCTTCAGATTGACGATGATTGTTTGATTTTCCCCTTCAGCAAGCGAAGCCAATTCGTCTCTTAGCTTCGGCGCCGTAAAGGCATCGATTTCGCCGCCAACCCGCACCACGATTTCCTCACCATTCTGCTGTTTATCTATTTTAATATTCATATCCTCACACCTTTGACATTTTAATTTGTACATACCCACACTATTGAAGTGTTAAACCTCTTTTTAAAAAAAAAAGAATTATATAAGTTCCTACTTTGAGAAATGTCTAGCTCCAGGGCGCTTGCGCTTTTCTATTAAAAAATATTTTCTCTATTATACCAAAATATGCTAGTTGGCCGAATAGATCTTATGTCCCACTCGGAAACGAGGTTTTATTTTTCAATAAATAGGGTACTTCCATAGAAAGAATCATCCTAAAGGAGTGAGGTTCAATGGATAAAAAGCAGTTTGAGGCGTTAAAAAAGAGCAGTGGTTCAACGAAAGCCGACCGCGAGCTCGATGTGAAGGTGGCGACGTCTGACAATAGCTCGATGGCCCAGAATTTAGATGAAGTAAAAGAACTCGGCAAGCAAATGAAAAAGGCCAAAACCGGCACCGAATTGAAGGAAGAACGAAACAAAACGCAGGATCCGCTGCAATAACTAGAAAGTGACCCGCCAGGCTATTTGCCTGGTTTTTTAGTGGGGAAGGGGGAAGTTGTTGATAGAGGTGGAAAAGTTGTTGATAAAGTTTAAAAAGTCGTCGATAGACAAGCGGAAGTCGTCGATAAAAGTACAAAACCGGTTGATAAAAATGTAAGAAAGAAGCTTGCGCTGTTGGCGCAAGCTTCTTCTTTTAAAAGTATATAGCTGAATCGTCAACCTTAATCATCCTTACGTTGTTTACTTCTTGCTTCTCCGCCTTTTTCGCCGATCTCTTGATAAAATTCTTTATCATGATTTTTAGATGTGGCCTCTCCGCCTTTGCGGCCAATCTCTTGATAAAACTCTTTATCATGATTCTCGGCTGTGGCCTCTCCGCCCTTTTGGCCGATCTCTTGATAAAACTCTTTATCATGATTCTCGGCTGTTGCCTCTCCGCCCTTTTGGCCGATCTCTTGATAAAATTCTTTATCATGATTTTCGGCTGTGGCCTCTCCGCCTTTTCGGCCGATTTCTTGATAAAAATCCTTATCATGATTCTTAGCTGTGGCTTCGCCGCCTTTTC encodes:
- a CDS encoding anti-sigma factor antagonist, producing MNIKIDKQQNGEEIVVRVGGEIDAFTAPKLRDELASLAEGENQTIIVNLKDVSYLDSTGLGVFVGVFKQMKKNGGELQLVELSDRLKRLFQITGLSHIMNISVNAEGGGR
- the gsiB gene encoding glucose starvation-inducible protein GsiB, which gives rise to MANNKNDGKMTLEEAGRKGGEATAKNHDKDFYQEIGRKGGEATAENHDKEFYQEIGQKGGEATAENHDKEFYQEIGQKGGEATAENHDKEFYQEIGRKGGEATSKNHDKEFYQEIGEKGGEARSKQRKDD